From Astatotilapia calliptera chromosome 19, fAstCal1.2, whole genome shotgun sequence, a single genomic window includes:
- the LOC113012231 gene encoding uncharacterized protein LOC113012231 isoform X1 yields the protein MKKIFSRKKKIRMSEGKKPLIENNNNIQDGHDCAGHGYENPLAQNSFNSAEEQSMQRQQSSSLMDLIQCLGVSSESLYNLIEANLGQQSVIEWSNPQTFNILNKMLQEIKSVKQCLQLMDWVQHKYPSRESDQKLFCEWKDKAKEKLLQSVQKEIRESLDKILQNETGIAPNCIEEDYVKLYVDTIQCINAVPREAQKLLPELHDEVQEICFQEFRTFVKRYSEEQYVDLKKWAQTDNPETIHFLKTLKTCKELRKYAQTIGTGVTPSLVKETVETLENLEQSTLTFLMEIITVIAENHFKDFFRSGSNLNHFVYSVYSHFPTLPYVMDEKKEVVDEAYKIIARTYVEHLITNKQRTLKGRWAPNIGEQIHEDANHLHKSISLLAPGVHEWRKMMLGIQEVLDCTSIDALKIIMARLQQDYFRKSEDFKFLNKLLKWKGLSNGDVNEVLDALPGSESRPICRSCFSCLTCW from the exons GACATGACTGTGCAGGTCATGGGTATGAGAACCCTTTGGCCCAGAACTCCTTTAACTCTGCAGAGGAGCAATCCATGCAGAGACAACAAAGCAGCTCACTTATGGATCTCATTCAGTGTCTTGGGGTGTCCTCTGAAAGCCTTTACAACCTCATAGAGGCTAATTTGGGACAACAGAGTGTCATTGAATGGTCCAACCCTCAGACATTCAATATCCTGAACAAAATGCTCCAGGAGATCAAATCTGTCAAGCAATGCCTGCAACTGATGGACTGGGTCCAACATAAATATCCGAG CAGGGAGTCTGACCAAAAGCTGTTCTGTGAATGGAAAGACAAGGCAAAGGAGAAGCTGCTTCAAAGTGTGCAG AAAGAGATCAGAGAGTCCCTGGACAAAATCCTGCAGAATGAGACCGGCATAGCTCCAAACTGCATAGAAGAAGATTATGTTAAACTTTATGTGGACACTATCCAG TGTATTAATGCCGTACCcagagaagcacaaaaactCCTTCCAGAACTGCACGATGAAGTGCAAGAAATTTGTTTCCAAGAGTTTCGAACATTTGTCAAGAG GTACAGTGAAGAGCAGTATGTCGATCTTAAAAAATGGGCACAAACTGACAACCCAGAAACAATACACTTcctcaaaacactgaaaacatgtaAGGAACTCAG GAAGTATGCTCAGACGATTGGTACGGGAGTCACACCTTCTCTTGTCAAAGAAACTGTGGAAACACTGGAGAACCTGGAGCAGTCTACTTTAACATTCCTGATGGAAATTATAACTGTTATTGCAGAG AACCACTTTAAAGATTTCTTCAGATCGGGCAGCAACTTGAACCACTTTGTTTACAGTGTTTACAGTCACTTCCCCACACTGCCCTATGTTATGGATgagaaaaaa GAGGTGGTGGATGAGGCCTATAAGATCATCGCCCGCACTTATGTCGAACATCTTATAACAAACAAGCAGAGAACCCTGAAGGGCCGATGGGCTCCTAATATTGGTGAACAAATACATGAAGATGCAAACCATCTTCACAAGAGCATTTCACTCTTG GCTCCCGGTGTCCACGAGTGGCGCAAGATGATGCTGGGCATCCAAGAGGTGTTGGACTGCACATCCATTGATGCACTGAAGATAATAATGGCACGTCTACAGCAGGACTATTTCAGAAAGAG TGAGGACTTCAAGTTCCTGAACAAGTTGCTGAAGTGGAAGGGTCTTTCTAATGGCGATGTCAACGAGGTGCTGGACGCTCTTCCCGGCAGTGAATCCAGACCTATTTGCAGGTCCTGTTTCTCCTGCCTTACCTGCTGGTGA
- the LOC113012231 gene encoding uncharacterized protein LOC113012231 isoform X2, with amino-acid sequence MKKIFSRKKKIRMSEGKKPLIENNNNIQDGHDCAGHGYENPLAQNSFNSAEEQSMQRQQSSSLMDLIQCLGVSSESLYNLIEANLGQQSVIEWSNPQTFNILNKMLQEIKSVKQCLQLMDWVQHKYPRESDQKLFCEWKDKAKEKLLQSVQKEIRESLDKILQNETGIAPNCIEEDYVKLYVDTIQCINAVPREAQKLLPELHDEVQEICFQEFRTFVKRYSEEQYVDLKKWAQTDNPETIHFLKTLKTCKELRKYAQTIGTGVTPSLVKETVETLENLEQSTLTFLMEIITVIAENHFKDFFRSGSNLNHFVYSVYSHFPTLPYVMDEKKEVVDEAYKIIARTYVEHLITNKQRTLKGRWAPNIGEQIHEDANHLHKSISLLAPGVHEWRKMMLGIQEVLDCTSIDALKIIMARLQQDYFRKSEDFKFLNKLLKWKGLSNGDVNEVLDALPGSESRPICRSCFSCLTCW; translated from the exons GACATGACTGTGCAGGTCATGGGTATGAGAACCCTTTGGCCCAGAACTCCTTTAACTCTGCAGAGGAGCAATCCATGCAGAGACAACAAAGCAGCTCACTTATGGATCTCATTCAGTGTCTTGGGGTGTCCTCTGAAAGCCTTTACAACCTCATAGAGGCTAATTTGGGACAACAGAGTGTCATTGAATGGTCCAACCCTCAGACATTCAATATCCTGAACAAAATGCTCCAGGAGATCAAATCTGTCAAGCAATGCCTGCAACTGATGGACTGGGTCCAACATAAATATCCGAG GGAGTCTGACCAAAAGCTGTTCTGTGAATGGAAAGACAAGGCAAAGGAGAAGCTGCTTCAAAGTGTGCAG AAAGAGATCAGAGAGTCCCTGGACAAAATCCTGCAGAATGAGACCGGCATAGCTCCAAACTGCATAGAAGAAGATTATGTTAAACTTTATGTGGACACTATCCAG TGTATTAATGCCGTACCcagagaagcacaaaaactCCTTCCAGAACTGCACGATGAAGTGCAAGAAATTTGTTTCCAAGAGTTTCGAACATTTGTCAAGAG GTACAGTGAAGAGCAGTATGTCGATCTTAAAAAATGGGCACAAACTGACAACCCAGAAACAATACACTTcctcaaaacactgaaaacatgtaAGGAACTCAG GAAGTATGCTCAGACGATTGGTACGGGAGTCACACCTTCTCTTGTCAAAGAAACTGTGGAAACACTGGAGAACCTGGAGCAGTCTACTTTAACATTCCTGATGGAAATTATAACTGTTATTGCAGAG AACCACTTTAAAGATTTCTTCAGATCGGGCAGCAACTTGAACCACTTTGTTTACAGTGTTTACAGTCACTTCCCCACACTGCCCTATGTTATGGATgagaaaaaa GAGGTGGTGGATGAGGCCTATAAGATCATCGCCCGCACTTATGTCGAACATCTTATAACAAACAAGCAGAGAACCCTGAAGGGCCGATGGGCTCCTAATATTGGTGAACAAATACATGAAGATGCAAACCATCTTCACAAGAGCATTTCACTCTTG GCTCCCGGTGTCCACGAGTGGCGCAAGATGATGCTGGGCATCCAAGAGGTGTTGGACTGCACATCCATTGATGCACTGAAGATAATAATGGCACGTCTACAGCAGGACTATTTCAGAAAGAG TGAGGACTTCAAGTTCCTGAACAAGTTGCTGAAGTGGAAGGGTCTTTCTAATGGCGATGTCAACGAGGTGCTGGACGCTCTTCCCGGCAGTGAATCCAGACCTATTTGCAGGTCCTGTTTCTCCTGCCTTACCTGCTGGTGA